One region of Solanum pennellii chromosome 6, SPENNV200 genomic DNA includes:
- the LOC107022337 gene encoding uncharacterized protein LOC107022337 — translation MVHAQQVKESRLKRKIRDARKTRSYERGTSKGRVSNHRYQRGKGGSSPSEKPTCTKCGKKHVGECLVGTDNYFGCGKSGHKVRDCPMDKAQGKKNNQSQASGPSSDAPKKNCLYSLCSRGDQEDSPNVVTGILQIFSIIVYALLDPGATLSFVTPLVAMKFDVLPDILIEPFSVITPVGDSVVAKRVFRSFPLLLSNRVTLVILGIDWLHACFASIDC, via the exons atggtgcatgctcaacaagttaAGGAGAGTAGGCTTAAGAGGAAGATTAGGGATGCTAGGAAGACAAGATCTTATGAAAGAGGTACTTCTAAGGGAAG ggtgtctaaccaTAGATACCAAAGGGGAAAAGGTGGTAGTTCACCAAGTGAGAAACCTACTTGTACCaaatgtggtaagaaacatgtgggtGAATGTCTAGTTGGGACGGATAATtattttggttgtggaaagagtggccataaggtgagggattgtccCATGGACAAGGCTCAAGGAAAGAAGAATAATCAATCACAAGCAAGTGGTCCTAGTtctgatgctcctaagaagaactgCTTATATTCTCTCTGctctaggggtgatcaagaggaTTCTCCCAATGTTGTCACCGGTATTTTGCAAATATTTTCCATTATTGTCTATGCATTACTAGATCCTGGTGccactttatcttttgtaactcctttagtggCCATGAAGTTTGATGTGTTACCCGATATTTTAATTGAACCTTTTTCGGTTAttaccccggtgggtgactcagttgttgctaaaagagtctttAGGAGTTTTCCCCTTTTATTATCTAAtagagttacattggtcatATTGGGGATAGATTGGttacatgcttgttttgcttctattgattgttaa
- the LOC107023171 gene encoding UTP--glucose-1-phosphate uridylyltransferase 3, chloroplastic, protein MASSTPVLQQHNNLLFTFTSKYTNSLFFFNSSLKYYVTKPLTSTSSSSLFSSPLQYSRPLVRLTRVTTAPVEYVPPAPDFDFHKEIARLKDLRSKLDSCTNLKDRIRVIDSDSRVNSFFYSHKNTFSRVLDTLHLDKYEVFLLKCVVAAGQQHVFGDVCTEYDATTSSLKSAFYALAEMIDNWDVNEGIRRRGVNDYALGIEEFEALRSMLKIIAEVERFYDCIGGIIGYQIMVLELLAQSTFERPCLSHNSNSSLKRDITEIHPPNVLDLSQDLEYASQAAMWGIEGLPNMGEIYPLGGSADRLGLVDSNSGECLPAAMLPYCGRTLLEGLIRDLQAREYLYFKLYGKQCITPVAIMTSAAKSNHEHVTTLCEELCWFGRGRSKFKLFEQPLVPAVSAEDGQWLAGRAFKPVCKPGGHGVIWKLAYSEGVFQWFHDHGRRGATVRQVSNVVAATDVTLLALAGIGLRQGKKLGFASCKRNAGATEGINVLIEKKNLEGKWTCGISCIEYTEFDKFGMTDNPLSSYSLQDEFPANTNILYVDLPSAELVASSNDETSLPGMVLNVKKEITFVDQFGSKHSVRGGRLECTMQNLADNFFNTCSSQCYDGVEDELDTFIVYNERKKVTSSAKKKRRQGDTSLHQTPDGSLLDIMRNAYDILSHCEIKLPKIEGNEKYVDSGPPFLILLHPALGPLWEVIRQKFYRGSISRGSELLIEVAEFLWRDVQLDGSLIILAENVLGSPRIDENGETVVHYGKRCGRCKLENVKILNDGIDWNARENLYWKHDVQRFEAVKVILHGNAEFEAVDVILQGNHVFEVPDGYKMKITTGDSGLAVELKPIENKLMESGSWFWNYKIMGNHVQLELVEL, encoded by the exons ATGGCGTCCTCGACGCCTGTGCTTCAGCAGCACAACAACCTTCTTTTCACTTTCACCTCTAAATATACCAATtcacttttcttcttcaactcttctctTAAGTATTATGTAACGAAGCCTCTAACCTCTACATCTTCATCTTCTCTGTTTTCATCGCCATTACAATACTCCCGTCCTTTAGTTCGACTCACGCGCGTTACCACCGCGCCTGTAGAGTACGTTCCACCAGCACCTGACTTTGATTTCCACAAAGAAATCGCTAGGTTAAAAGATTTGAGATCGAAGCTTGATAGTTGTACTAATTTGAAGGACAGAATCAGAGTGATTGACTCTGATAGTCGTGtaaattcctttttttattcGCATAAGAATACGTTTTCTAGGGTTTTGGACACTTTGCATTTGGATAAGTATGAAGTGTTTTTGCTTAAATGCGTCGTTGCTGCCGGACAACAGCATGTTTTTGGTGATGTTTGTACAGAGTATGATGCCACAACAAGTTCACTGAAGAGTGCATTCTATGCTTTGGCGGAGATGATTGACAATTGGGATGTAAATGAAGGTATTCGTCGCCGTGGTGTTAATGATTATGCCCTTGGAATTGAAGAGTTTGAGGCATTGAGGTCAATGTTGAAAATTATTGCTGAGGTTGAGCGGTTTTATGATTGCATTGGAGGAATAATAGG GTATCAAATCATGGTCCTTGAGCTTCTTGCTCAGTCAACTTTTGAACGACCGTGTTTGTCCCATAACTCAAATAGTTCTCTCAAGCGTGACATAACAGAAATTCATCCTCCAAATGTGCTTGATCTTTCTCAGGATTTAGAATATGCATCTCAAGCAGCTATGTGGGGAATCGAA GGTTTGCCAAACATGGGTGAAATTTATCCTCTTGGTGGCTCGGCAGATAGGCTGGGTTTGGTTGACTCTAACTCTGGTGAATGTCTTCCAGCTGCAATGCTTCCATACTGTGGGCGTACTCTATTAGAAGGTCTTATAAGAGATCTTCAG GCTAGGGAGTACCTGTATTTCAAGTTATACGGAAAGCAATGCATCACTCCAGTTGCAATCATGACAAGTGCAGCAAAAAGCAATCATGAGCATGTCACCACACTCTGTGAGGAACTCTGCTGGTTCGGAAGGGGAAGATCAAAGTTCAAACTTTTCGAGCAG CCTCTTGTTCCAGCTGTTAGTGCAGAAGATGGGCAGTGGTTGGCTGGCAGAGCATTCAAACCTGTATGCAAGCCAGGTGGTCATGGGGTGATCTGGAAACTTGCTTATAGTGAAGGTGTTTTCCAGTGGTTTCACGATCATGGAAGACGAGGTGCAACCGTGCGACAAGTCAg TAATGTTGTGGCAGCGACAGATGTGACTCTTTTGGCTTTAGCTGGAATTGGTTTGCGTCAAGGAAAG AAACTGGGATTTGCTTCGTGTAAGCGAAATGCTGGTGCTACTGAAGGCATAAATGTTCTAATTGAGAAGAAGAATCTTGAGGGGAAATGGACTTGTGGTATATCCTGCATAGAATATACTGAGTTTGACAAGTTTGGGATGACAGATAATCCCCTTTCTTCTTACAG TTTACAGGACGAATTTCCTGCCAATACAAACATTCTATATGTTGATTTGCCCTCTGCTGAGCTTGTTGCTTCAAGTAATGATGAGACTAGTTTGCCTGGAATGGTGCTTAATGTGAAAAAGGAAATCACATTTGTGGACCAATTTGGAAGCAAGCATAG TGTCCGAGGTGGCCGTCTTGAATGCACAATGCAAAACCTTGCTGACAACTTTTTCAATACATGCTCATCTCAATGTTATGATGGTGTCGAAG ATGAACTGGATACTTTTATTGTATACAATGAAAGAAAGAAGGTGACATCATCTGCCAAGAAGAAACGTAGACAGGGTGACACGTCGCTTCACCAG ACTCCAGATGGATCGCTGTTGGATATTATGCGTAATGCCTATGATATTCTTTCTCACTGTGAGATCAAACTTCCAAAG ATTGAAGGTAATGAGAAGTATGTTGACTCTGGGCCTCCATTTCTAATTCTTCTCCATCCTGCTCTAGGCCCCCTTTGGGAAGTAATCAGACAGAAG TTCTATCGAGGTTCTATCTCTAGGGGTTCAGAGTTGCTAATAGAGGTTGCTGAGTTCTTGTGGAGAGATGTGCAG CTTGATGGGAGTTTGATCATTTTAGCTGAGAATGTTCTAGGTTCTCCAAGGATTGATGAAAATGGTGAAACTGTTGTTCACTATGGAAAAAG GTGTGGGAGATGTAAGCTGGAGAATGTCAAGATATTGAATGATGGAATTGATTGGAATGCAAGAGAAAATTTATACTGGAAGCACGATGTGCAGCGGTTTGAGGCAGTAAAGGTTATACTTCACGGAAATGCTGAATTTGAAGCAGTGGATGTTATATTGCAG GGTAATCATGTTTTTGAAGTTCCAGATGGTTACAAAATGAAGATAACAACTGGAGATTCAG GGTTAGCTGTTGAACTTAAACCTATTGAGAATAAGTTGATGGAGTCTGGAAGCTGGTTTTGGAACTACAAGATAATGGGCAACCATGTTCAGTTGGAATTGGTGGAGTTATAG
- the LOC107022959 gene encoding U-box domain-containing protein 1-like, which translates to MNELIVSSVYPTTGNMLEALIHISNQVFAMEKYSFVQMKNISTMVRRIKILTSLFEEIQETSSAARLPPSSILCLAELSCVIQKVKLLIESCKEGSSLWNLMQTELTSNQFHALIKEMGNALDILPLRMLNVTVDTKEQVELLHKQAKRADLFIDPRDIQKREEILHLMATNCDRKSKNKGLIDFETVKQSLNSIGLRSSLDYEEEIAKLKTQAEKQAGTGGLIAVSNINSLISLMSLSKTAILEEEHLMNSQNLKQTASINVLPDQSSSCYSLVSDVPDELRCPISLDLIRDPVIVASGHTYDRNSIAQWINSGHHTCPRSGQKLIHMALIPNYALKSLIQQWCQDNNIPITEPKSTPSDSESSTSKIMKYEKSIDYISATKASTDAVKMTAEFLVGKLATGSPDIQRQAAYELRLLAKSGMDNRRIIAESGAIPFLMTLLDSRDPRIQENAVTALLNLSIHENNKILIMSAGAIDSLIRVLQSGQTMEARGNAAAAIFSLSVIDEYKVIIGARTKAIPALVGLLKDGTTAGKRDAAIALFNLAVYGANRQCIVLAGAVPLLIDLLMDDKAGITDDSLAVLSLILGCNEGLQALRKSRILVPLLVDLLRFGSSKGKDHSITLLLGLCKDTGEEIARRLLMNPRSIPSLHSLAADGSLRARRKADALLRLLNRCCFQSQ; encoded by the coding sequence ATGAATGAACTCATAGTCTCCTCAGTATATCCCACAACTGGGAATATGCTGGAAGCACTTATTCACATCTCTAACCAAGTATTTGCAATGGAAAAGTATTCATTTGTACAGATGAAAAACATTTCAACTATGGTAAGAAGGATCAAGATTCTTACTTCATTGtttgaagaaattcaagaaacatcatcCGCTGCACGACTTCCACCATCTTCCATCCTTTGCTTGGCTGAACTTTCATGTGTCATACAAAAGGTTAAGCTGCTTATAGAAAGTTGCAAAGAGGGAAGCTCTTTGTGGAACCTCATGCAAACAGAGTTGACGTCCAACCAATTTCATGCACTCATCAAGGAGATGGGCAACGCACTTGACATTTTACCTCTGAGGATGCTAAATGTGACTGTTGACACCAAGGagcaagtagagctacttcacAAGCAGGCGAAAAGGGCTGATTTGTTCATTGATCCCCGAGACATTCAGAAAAGGGAAGAGATTCTACACTTGATGGCTACCAACTGTGATAGGAAAAGCAAGAACAAAGGCCTCATTGACTTTGAGACAGTGAAACAGAGTCTCAATAGCATTGGTTTGAGAAGTTCATTGGACTATGAGGAAGAGATCGCAAAATTAAAGACACAAGCCGAGAAACAGGCAGGCACAGGTGGTCTAATTGCCGTCTCAAATATCAACAGCCTAATATCCTTGATGTCCTTGTCAAAAACTGCAATTTTAGAAGAAGAGCACCTTATGAATAGCCAAAATTTGAAGCAGACAGCATCGATAAATGTTCTTCCTGATCAATCCTCGTCGTGTTATTCACTGGTTTCCGATGTCCCTGATGAATTACGCTGCCCAATTTCACTTGACTTGATAAGGGATCCCGTGATAGTAGCATCAGGTCATACTTATGATCGAAATTCAATTGCTCAGTGGATAAATTCAGGGCACCACACATGTCCAAGAAGTGGGCAGAAGCTCATACATATGGCTCTAATTCCCAACTATGCATTGAAAAGTCTAATACAACAATGGTGCCAAGACAACAACATCCCAATAACAGAACCCAAATCAACTCCTTCAGATTCAGAGAGTAGCACCagtaaaattatgaaatatgaaaagtCCATTGACTACATTTCTGCAACTAAAGCTTCCACGGACGCAGTCAAAATGACAGCAGAGTTTTTAGTTGGGAAACTGGCAACAGGGTCTCCAGATATACAGAGACAGGCAGCATATGAGCTAAGATTGCTCGCGAAATCTGGTATGGACAATCGCAGGATCATAGCTGAGTCTGGAGCAATTCCATTTCTGATGACTCTGCTAGATTCCCGCGATCCAAGAATCCAGGAGAATGCAGTCACGGCCTTACTCAATCTCTCAATACATGAGAATAACAAGATCCTGATTATGTCTGCTGGTGCTATCGACAGCTTAATTAGAGTTCTCCAATCTGGGCAAACAATGGAAGCGAGAGGAAATGCAGCAGCAGCAATCTTCAGCTTGTCTGTAATCGATGAATACAAGGTAATCATTGGGGCACGTACCAAAGCCATTCCAGCTTTGGTTGGACTTCTAAAAGACGGAACTACAGCAGGGAAAAGGGATGCCGCCATAGCACTCTTTAATCTTGCAGTCTATGGTGCCAACAGGCAATGTATAGTGCTTGCTGGAGCTGTTCCCCTACTCATTGATCTTCTCATGGACGATAAGGCTGGTATAACTGATGATTCCTTGGCAGTTCTTTCCCTCATCTTGGGCTGCAATGAAGGGCTACAAGCACTAAGAAAGAGTAGAATCTTGGTGCCTCTTCTTGTTGATCTATTGAGATTTGGATCTTCAAAAGGGAAGGATCATTCGATAACACTTCTGCTAGGACTCTGCAAGGATACTGGAGAGGAGATAGCAAGAAGATTACTGATGAATCCAAGAAGTATTCCTTCTCTCCATAGCTTGGCTGCTGATGGCTCTCTGAGAGCTCGAAGAAAGGCTGATGCTCTCCTAAGACTACTTAATAGATGCTGCTTTCAATCTCAGTAA